From Aythya fuligula isolate bAytFul2 chromosome 20, bAytFul2.pri, whole genome shotgun sequence, a single genomic window includes:
- the OVCA2 gene encoding esterase OVCA2, whose translation MLEEERPLRLLALHGYRQSGRRFHQRTGALRKALRGRAELVAFDAPHLVPGGGEEDSGDGGDPPRGWWFSRPGAFEAAEAAEEPAGLDEALRAVEEALAELGPFDGLLGFSQGAALAAMVCALRARGDPRFPVAFAVLVAGFVSRSPAHGHFYREPIALPTLHVVGEADAVIAAPLSMELARSFVEPVVLTHPGGHFVPVGAPQKKAYLDFLGRFRAGQGEAEPSGAGAV comes from the coding sequence ATGTTGGAGGAGGAGCGGCCGCTGCGGCTGCTGGCGCTCCACGGCTACCGCCAGAGCGGGCGCCGCTTCCACCAGCGCACCGGGGCCCTGCGCAAAGCCCTGAGGGGCCGCGCCGAGCTCGTGGCCTTCGACGCCCCTCACCTGGTGCCGGGCGGCGGCGAGGAAGACAGCGGTGATGGCGGCGACCCCCCCCGAGGCTGGTGGTTCTCCAGGCCCGGCGCCTTTGAGGCGGCTGAGGCGGCTGAGGAGCCGGCGGGGCTGGACGAGGCGCTGAGGGCCGTGGAGGAGGCGCTGGCGGAGCTGGGGCCTTTCGACGGGCTGCTGGGCTTCAGCCAAGGCGCGGCGCTGGCCGCTATGGTGTGCGCCTTGAGGGCCCGGGGCGACCCCCGCTTCCCCGTGGCTTTCGCCGTGCTGGTGGCCGGCTTCGTCAGCCGCTCCCCGGCCCACGGCCACTTCTACCGGGAGCCCATCGCCCTGCCCACGCTGCACGTGGTGGGGGAGGCCGACGCCGTCATCGCCGCCCCTCTCAGCATGGAGCTGGCGCGGAGCTTCGTGGAGCCCGTCGTCCTCACCCACCCCGGCGGCCACTTCGTCCCCGTGGGCGCGCCGCAGAAGAAAGCCTACCTGGACTTCTTGGGGCGATTCCGtgcggggcagggggaggctgagccatcaggggctggagctgtgtga
- the HIC1 gene encoding hypermethylated in cancer 1 protein: protein MRVHRDLGWLAEATGRPGRRARSAMLDAMEVPSHSRQLLLQLNTQRTKGFLCDVIIVVQNALFRAHKNILAASSAYLKSLVVHDNLLNLDHEMVSPGIFRLILDFIYTGRLAECEPGGEQSLGAVLAAASYLQIPGLVALCKKKLKRSGKYCHLRGGYAPYKLGRGLRAATPVIQACYSGTPRPVDLPPVEPAAPLNTQCGELYASASQGTPLHPHGLCPPERHCSPPCGLDLSKKSPTGPSAQLLPTDRLLPGEPREPSLPPRHDSPPVSAGLLAGHPASYKDSPPGGEPGGHPHAADPFRSTPPCAEPPLPRGDGRELMYRWMKHEPLGPYLDEGEAEKELEREEKAESPPAAPQPRYPSVESNDLEPDNSTSEDTGSSEGPSPGDALDRYCNHLGYEPESLGDNLYVCIPCGKGFPSSEQLNAHVEAHNEEELYHKAAAEQAVPFLDKGGPGLGDILRPYRCSSCDKSYKDPATLRQHEKTHWLTRPYPCTICGKKFTQRGTMTRHMRSHLGLKPFACDACGMRFTRQYRLTEHMRIHSGEKPYECQVCGGKFAQQRNLISHMKMHAAGPDGKAKLDFPDSVYAMARLTADQLGLKQEKAAELLSHTSHFLSDPKAMESLYPLAKFTAEHLGLSQDKAAEVLAQAPHLHADAARTIERYSPP from the exons ATGAGAGTCCACCGAGACCTCGGCTGGTTGGCGGAGGCCACCGGACGcccag GGCGGCGGGCGAGGAGCGCGATGCTGGACGCCATGGAGGTGCCGAGCCACTCgcggcagctgctgctgcagctgaacacGCAGCGCACCAAGGGCTTCCTGTGCGACGTGATCATCGTGGTGCAGAACGCGCTCTTCCGCGCGCACAAGAACATCCTGGCGGCCAGCAGCGCCTACCTCAAGTCGCTGGTGGTGCACGACAACCTGCTCAACCTGGACCACGAGATGGTGAGCCCCGGCATCTTCCGCCTCATCCTCGACTTCATCTACACCGGCCGCCTGGCCGAGTGCGAGCCGGGCGGCGAGCAGAGCCTGGGCGCCGTGCTGGCCGCCGCCAGCTACCTCCAGATCCCCGGCCTGGTGGCGCTTTGCAAGAAGAAGCTGAAGCGCAGCGGCAAGTACTGCCACCTGCGCGGGGGCTACGCGCCCTACAAGCTGGGCCGGGGGCTGCGCGCCGCCACGCCGGTCATCCAGGCCTGCTACTCGGGGACGCCGCGGCCCGTGGACCTGCCGCCCGTGGAGCCAGCGGCGCCGCTCAACACGCAGTGCGGGGAGCTCTACGCCTCGGCCTCGCAGGGcacccccctgcacccccacgGGCTGTGCCCGCCCGAGCGCCACTGCTCGCCGCCCTGCGGCCTCGACCTCTCCAAGAAGAGCCCCACCGGCCCCTccgcccagctcctgcccaccGACCGCCTGCTGCCCGGCGAGCCCCGCGAGCCCTCGCTGCCCCCGCGGCACGACAGCCCCCCGGTCAGTGCCGGCCTCCTGGCCGGCCACCCCGCCTCCTACAAGGACTCGCCGCCGGGCGGAGAGCCGGGGGGGCACCCCCACGCCGCCGACCCCTTCCGCAGCACGCCGCCCTGCGCcgagccccccctgccccgcgGCGATGGGCGCGAGCTGATGTACCGCTGGATGAAGCACGAGCCCCTGGGCCCCTACCTGGACGAGGGGGAGGCGGAGAAGGAGCTGGAGCGGGAGGAAAAGGCCGAGTCGCCGCCCGCGGCGCCGCAGCCCCGGTACCCCAGCGTGGAGAGCAACGACCTGGAGCCCGATAACAGCACGAGCGAGGACACGGGCAGCAGCGAGGGGCCCTCGCCCGGCGACGCGCTGGACCGCTACTGCAACCACCTGGGCTACGAGCCGGAGAGCCTGGGCGACAACCTGTACGTCTGCATCCCCTGCGGCAAGGGCTTCCCCAGCTCCGAGCAGCTCAACGCCCACGTGGAGGCCCACAACGAAGAGGAGCTGTATCACAAGGCGGCGGCGGAGCAGGCCGTGCCCTTCCTGGACAAGGGTGGCCCGGGGCTGGGCGACATCCTGCGGCCCTACCGCTGCTCGTCCTGCGACAAGTCCTACAAGGACCCGGCCACGCTGCGGCAGCACGAGAAGACGCACTGGCTGACGCGGCCGTACCCCTGCACCATCTGCGGCAAGAAGTTCACGCAGCGCGGCACCATGACCCGCCACATGCGCAGCCACCTCGGCCTCAAGCCCTTCGCCTGCGACGCCTGCGGGATGCGCTTCACGCGCCAGTACCGCCTGACCGAGCACATGCGCATCCACTCGGGCGAGAAGCCCTACGAGTGCCAGGTGTGCGGCGGGAAGTTCGCCCAGCAGCGCAACCTCATCAGCCACATGAAGATGCACGCGGCCGGCCCCGACGGCAAAGCCAAGCTGGACTTCCCCGACAGCGTCTACGCCATGGCCCGGCTCACCGCCGACCAGCTGGGGCTCAAGCAGGAGAAGGCGGCCGAGCTGCTCTCCCACACCTCGCACTTCCTCAGCGACCCCAAGGCCATGGAGAGCCTCTACCCGTTGGCCAAGTTCACGGCCGAGCACCTGGGGCTGAGCCAGGACAAGGCGGCCGAGGTGCTGGCACAGGCTCCGCACCTCCACGCCGACGCCGCCCGGACCATAGAGCGCTACTCGCCCCCCTAG